The proteins below come from a single Corylus avellana chromosome ca3, CavTom2PMs-1.0 genomic window:
- the LOC132174717 gene encoding homeobox-leucine zipper protein HAT5-like, which produces MAGGRVFNSASSGGSSLSVLFQNQKASCASEPLDSLFLSGSSPSFLGSRSMVCFEDVRGGNGSNRPFFRSYDHEDNGDDELEDYFHQPEKKRRLTVDQVQFLEKSFEVDNKLEPERKTQLAKDLGLQPRQVAIWFQNRRARWKTKQLEKDYEVLQASYDSLKADYDNLLKEKNELKAEVVLLTDKLLLRDKESGNFELSDTNKSEEPLENPVAAESISEGEVSKVSIVGCKQEEISSVKSDIFDSDSPHYTDGVHSSLLDAGDSSHVFEPEQSDLSQDEEDNLNNSLLPPYIFPKLEDVDYSDPPENSCNFGFPVEDHAFWSWSY; this is translated from the exons ATGGCGGGTGGCAGGGTCTTTAACAGTGCTAGTAGTGGTGGTTCCAGTTTGAGTGTTTTGTTTCAGAATCAAAAGGCTTCTTGCGCTTCTGAGCCTCTTgattctcttttcctttctggGTCTTCCCCTTCTTTCCTTG GTTCAAGATCTATGGTTTGCTTTGAAGATGTTCGCGGAGGAAACGGATCAAACAGGCCGTTTTTCCGCTCGTATGATCACGAAGACAATGGAGACGATGAACTGGAAGACTATTTTCATCAACCTGAGAAGAAGAGACGGCTAACCGTCGACCAGGTCCAGTTTCTCGAGAAAAGTTTCGAGGTGGATAACAAGCTTGAACCCGAAAGGAAAACCCAGCTCGCAAAGGACCTTGGCTTGCAGCCTCGTCAGGTTGCCATTTGGTTTCAGAACCGCCGGGCTCGGTGGAAGACCAAACAGCTCGAGAAGGATTACGAGGTTTTGCAAGCAAGCTATGACAGCCTCAAGGCTGACTATGACAACCTCctcaaggaaaaaaatgaaCTAAAGGCAGAG GTTGTTCTTCTCACGGACAAGCTGCTTCTCAGAGATAAAGAGAGTGGAAACTTTGAACTTTCTGATACCAACAAGTCCGAGGAACCTCTGGAAAATCCGGTTGCTGCCGAATCTATTTCGGAGGGTGAAGTATCCAAAGTGTCAATTGTAGGTTGCAAGCAGGAAGAGATTAGTTCAGTGAAAAGCGATATATTTGATTCAGACAGCCCGCATTACACGGATGGGGTTCATTCTTCCCTGCTAGACGCTGGCGATTCTTCGCATGTTTTCGAGCCTGAGCAGTCGGATCTATCTCAGGATGAGGAGGATAATTTGAACAACAGCCTGTTGCCTCCATACATCTTTCCAAAGCTGGAAGATGTTGATTACTCCGACCCGCCTGAAAATTCATGTAATTTTGGATTCCCTGTTGAAGATCATGCGTTTTGGTCCTGGTCTTACTGA
- the LOC132176407 gene encoding uncharacterized protein LOC132176407: MGMQLRATCYQNHQNGSLIPPTLSTSLLSFSPAISSLSKTHFVQNKVVVLERCLGFNHNDGRGIISNIGGIKGRRRRVEHAVVASSSNVAAPFWDDWKPGKRPAAPSLSDVLWPSAGAFAAMAVLGKLDQAFASKGISMTIAPLGAVSAVLFAAPSSPAARKYNMFMAQIGCAAIGVLAFSMFGPGWLARSIALAASIAFMIYTGATHPPAASLPIVFIDGAKFHHLNFWYALFPGASGCFLLCLIQEMVLYLKNNFKF; this comes from the exons ATGGGCATGCAATTAAGGGCTACCTGttatcaaaatcatcaaaatggTTCATTGATACCACCAACATTGTCGACGTCGCTGCTGTCATTTTCTCCGGCAATTTCATCGCTATCCAAGACCCATTTCGTTCAAAACAAAGTGGTTGTTTTAGAAAGGTGTCTTGGTTTCAATCACAATGATGGGAGAGGTATAATTAGCAACATAGGAGGaataaaaggaagaagaagaagagtagaACATGCGGTGGTGGCGTCATCGAGCAACGTGGCGGCACCGTTCTGGGATGATTGGAAACCTGGGAAGCGGCCTGCAGCTCCTTCCCTCAGCGATGTCCTCTGGCCTTCTGCAGGGGCATTCGCAGCAATGGCGGTATTGGGGAAATTGGATCAGGCTTTCGCCTCAAAAGGGATTTCAATGACGATTGCACCTTTGGGGGCTGTTTCTGCCGTTCTCTTCGCCGCTCCCTCCTCTCCCGCTGCCCGG AAGTACAATATGTTCATGGCTCAAATTGGTTGTGCCGCCATTGGTGTACTGGCTTTCTCTATGTTTGGGCCTGGATGGCTTGCTAGGAGCATTGCCCTGGCCGCCTCCATTGCCTTTATGATCTACACGGGTGCCACTCACCCACCAG CTGCAAGCTTGCCTATTGTGTTCATTGATGGAGCTAAGTTTCACCACTTGAATTTCTGGTATGCTTTGTTCCCTGGCGCCAGTGGATGCTTCCTTCTTTGTTTGATT CAGGAGATGGTGTTATACTTGAAAAACAACTTCAAATTTTGA
- the LOC132176006 gene encoding (-)-isopiperitenol/(-)-carveol dehydrogenase, mitochondrial-like, with protein MADSSALCYNNLQGKVAIVTGGASGIGEATVRLFAEHGTRMVVIADIQDQLGHQVATSIGIHKCNYIHCDVADEDQVKALVESTVQKYGQLDVMFSNAAIVSPSDQTVLELDFSQFERLFAVNVRGMALCVKHAARAMVEGRVRGSIVCTGSVAASHGARKRTDYCMSKHAVVGLVRSASVQLGVHGIRVNCVSPNGIATPLTIQVHRKSAEEVEKVYETYARLKGHVLNVKDVADAVLFLACNEFVSGHDLLVDGSFVRG; from the coding sequence ATGGCAGACTCCTCCGCACTGTGCTACAACAATCTTCAGGGCAAAGTAGCCATTGTGACTGGCGGTGCAAGCGGCATCGGCGAGGCCACTGTGCGCCTTTTTGCCGAACATGGCACACGCATGGTCGTGATCGCCGATATCCAAGACCAACTGGGTCACCAAGTAGCCACATCCATCGGCATACACAAGTGCAACTACATCCACTGTGATGTTGCTGACGAGGACCAAGTCAAAGCCTTGGTGGAATCAACCGTCCAGAAATACGGCCAGCTCGACGTCATGTTCAGCAACGCTGCAATTGTGAGTCCCTCCGATCAGACCGTCCTCGAGCTTGACTTCTCACAGTTTGAGCGGTTGTTCGCAGTCAACGTGCGTGGCATGGCCTTGTGCGTGAAACACGCGGCGCGTGCAATGGTCGAAGGGCGCGTGAGGGGGAGTATCGTGTGCACGGGGAGCGTGGCTGCTAGCCACGGCGCGAGGAAGCGAACCGATTACTGCATGTCAAAGCACGCAGTGGTGGGCCTGGTTCGATCAGCGAGCGTGCAGCTTGGGGTGCACGGGATTAGAGTGAACTGCGTGTCACCGAATGGTATCGCGACGCCGTTGACGATCCAGGTGCATCGGAAGAGCGCGGAGGAGGTTGAGAAGGTGTATGAGACATACGCAAGGCTGAAAGGGCATGTGCTGAACGTGAAAGATGTGGCGGATGCTGTGCTCTTCCTTGCTTGTAATGAGTTTGTGTCTGGACATGATCTGCTGGTGGATGGTAGCTTTGTACGTGGGTAG
- the LOC132175580 gene encoding (+)-cis,trans-nepetalactol synthase NEPS1-like has product MAESGLSLKKLDGKVAIVTGGASGIGKATARLFANNGARMVVIADIQDELGQRVAESIGLEHASYIHCDVSDEEQVKSLVESTVQNHGQLDIMVSNAGIGSRSDQTILDLDFLELDRLFAINIRGMAACVKHAARAMVDGHVRGSIVCTAGVASCTGFDKFIDYFMSKHAVLGLVRSASNQLGGHGIRVNCVSPFVITTPLTCGVHGVDAEQAEEVEKIFEPHLPLKGVVLKENHIADVLLFLASNDSACVSGHNLVVDRGFLAK; this is encoded by the coding sequence ATGGCTGAATCCGGATTAAGCTTGAAGAAACTAGATGGCAAGGTGGCCATAGTCACTGGAGGCGCAAGTGGGATTGGAAAGGCAACCGCACGACTTTTTGCCAACAACGGTGCACGTATGGTGGTGATCGCTGATATCCAAGATGAATTAGGCCAAAGAGTAGCCGAATCCATTGGATTGGAGCATGCCAGCTACATCCATTGTGATGTTTCTGATGAAGAGCAAGTCAAATCCTTGGTGGAATCGACGGTCCAAAATCACGGGCAGCTCGACATAATGGTGAGTAATGCTGGGATTGGGAGTAGGTCCGACCAGACCATTCTTGATCTTGACTTTTTAGAACTTGACCGCCTGTTTGCAATCAACATTCGAGGCATGGCTGCTTGCGTAAAGCATGCGGCGCGCGCGATGGTCGACGGGCACGTGAGGGGGAGCATTGTGTGCACGGCGGGCGTGGCTTCTTGCACTGGTTTCGACAAGttcattgattattttatgtcCAAGCATGCGGTGCTTGGGCTGGTTCGATCAGCAAGCAATCAGCTTGGAGGGCATGGAATTAGGGTGAACTGTGTGTCACCATTTGTAATAACTACGCCACTGACATGCGGTGTGCATGGGGTGGATGCAGAGCAAGCAGAGGAAGTGGAAAAGATTTTTGAGCCACATCTTCCTTTAAAAGGGGTTGTACTGAAAGAGAATCACATAGCCGATGTGCTGctatttcttgcatctaatgATTCTGCGTGTGTCTCCGGGCATAACCTTGTGGTGGATCGTGGCTTCTTAGCTAAATAA
- the LOC132175777 gene encoding (+)-cis,trans-nepetalactol synthase NEPS1-like: MAEFGLSLKKLDGKVAIVTGGASGIGEATARLFANNGARMVVIADIQDEVGQRVAESIGLEHASYIHCDVSDEEQVKSVVESTVQNHGQLDIMVSNAGVGSRSDQTILDLDFSELDRLFAINIRGMAACVKHAARAMVDRHVRGSIVCTASVASCTGFDKFIDYFMSKHAVLGLVRSASNQLGAHGIRVNCVSPFIITTPLTCDVHGVDAEQAEEVEKIFEPHIPLKGIVLKENHIADALLFLASNDSACVTGHNLVVDRGFLAK, encoded by the coding sequence ATGGCTGAATTCGGATTAAGCTTGAAGAAACTGGATGGCAAGGTGGCCATAGTCACCGGAGGCGCAAGTGGGATTGGAGAGGCAACCGCAAGACTTTTTGCCAACAACGGTGCACGTATGGTGGTGATTGCTGATATCCAAGATGAAGTAGGCCAAAGAGTAGCCGAATCCATTGGATTGGAGCATGCCAGCTACATCCACTGTGATGTTTCTGATGAAGAGCAAGTCAAATCAGTGGTGGAATCGACGGTTCAAAATCACGGGCAGCTCGACATCATGGTGAGTAATGCTGGGGTTGGGAGTAGGTCCGACCAGACCATTCTTGATCTTGACTTTTCAGAACTTGACCGCCTGTTTGCAATCAACATTCGAGGCATGGCTGCTTGCGTAAAGCATGCGGCGCGGGCGATGGTCGACAGGCACGTGAGGGGGAGCATTGTGTGCACAGCAAGTGTGGCTTCTTGCACTGGTTTCGACAAGttcattgattattttatgtcCAAGCACGCGGTACTTGGGCTGGTTCGATCAGCAAGCAATCAGCTTGGAGCGCATGGAATCAGGGTGAACTGCGTGTCACCGTTTATAATAACTACGCCACTTACATGCGATGTGCATGGGGTGGATGCAGAGCAAGCAGAGGAAGTGGAAAAGATTTTCGAGCCGCATATTCCTTTAAAAGGGATTGTATTGAAAGAGAATCACATAGCCGATGCATTGCTGTTTCTTGCATCTAATGATTCTGCGTGTGTCACTGGGCATAACCTTGTGGTGGATCGTGGCTTCTTAGCTAAATAA
- the LOC132175565 gene encoding (+)-cis,trans-nepetalactol synthase NEPS1-like — MAESGLISKKKLEGKVAIVTGGASGIGEAAARLFANNGARMVVIADIQDEVGRRVAESIGLEQASYIHCDVTDEEQVKAMVKSTVQNHKQLDIMLSNAGLLSRSDQTILDLDFSELDRMFAVNVRGMAACVKHAARVMVEGHVRGSIVCTASVASCSAFDKFIDYFMSKHAVLGLVRSASNQLGAHGIRVNCVSPYIIATPMTCHAVGMDPEQEEEVEKIFEPNIVLKGLALKAIHVADALLFLASNDSACVTGHNLVVDGGFLIK, encoded by the coding sequence ATGGCTGAATCAGGATTGATCAGCAAGAAGAAACTGGAAGGAAAGGTGGCGATAGTCACTGGAGGCGCAAGTGGGATTGGGGAGGCAGCAGCCCGACTTTTTGCCAACAATGGTGCACGCATGGTGGTGATCGCTGACATCCAAGATGAAGTGGGCCGAAGAGTAGCCGAATCCATTGGATTGGAGCAAGCCAGCTACATCCACTGTGATGTTACCGATGAAGAGCAAGTCAAAGCCATGGTGAAATCGACTGTCCAAAATCACAAGCAGCTCGACATCATGTTGAGTAACGCTGGGTTGTTAAGCCGCTCTGACCAAACCATTCTTGATCTTGATTTCTCAGAACTCGACCGCATGTTTGCAGTCAACGTCCGCGGCATGGCGGCTTGTGTAAAGCATGCGGCACGTGTGATGGTCGAAGGGCATGTGAGGGGGAGCATTGTGTGCACGGCGAGTGTGGCCTCTTGCTCTGCTTTTGACAAGTTCATTGATTATTTCATGTCGAAGCACGCGGTGCTTGGACTGGTTCGATCAGCGAGCAATCAGCTTGGAGCACATGGGATCAGGGTGAACTGCGTATCACCATATATAATTGCTACGCCGATGACATGTCATGCGGTTGGGATGGATCCTGAGCAAGAAGAGGAAGTGGAAAAGATTTTTGAGCCCAACATTGTTCTGAAAGGGCTTGCATTGAAGGCGATTCACGTAGCCGATGCCCTTCTGTTTCTTGCTTCCAATGATTCTGCGTGTGTCACCGGCCATAACCTTGTGGTGGATGGTGGCTTCCTGATCAAGTAA